The following are encoded in a window of Acidobacteriota bacterium genomic DNA:
- a CDS encoding sigma-70 family RNA polymerase sigma factor — MTTGPAENEGQRILELKRGRMDAAGRLMDHYGESLMRYLHSILGNREAAEDVFQEVWIKVMRKIGRFRDGEAFGPWLFRVARNTAYDTLRGRKRWWSLDTGSGKEGEEVPEVADPSDFSRRVLARETVSRAMGELTPGFREVLELRFIEELSYDEIAAVCRLPLGTVKSRLKRGLERLAERLGEARNDVP; from the coding sequence ATGACGACGGGCCCGGCAGAGAACGAAGGACAACGGATCCTGGAGTTGAAGCGGGGGCGGATGGACGCTGCCGGGAGGCTGATGGACCACTACGGCGAATCGCTCATGCGCTACCTCCATTCCATCCTGGGCAACCGCGAAGCGGCGGAGGACGTGTTCCAGGAGGTCTGGATCAAGGTGATGCGCAAGATCGGCCGGTTTCGCGACGGGGAGGCCTTCGGGCCGTGGCTCTTCCGCGTCGCCCGCAACACCGCCTACGACACCCTGCGCGGGAGAAAGCGGTGGTGGTCGCTCGATACCGGCTCCGGAAAAGAGGGCGAGGAGGTGCCGGAAGTCGCCGACCCGTCCGACTTCAGCCGCCGCGTCCTCGCGCGGGAGACCGTCAGCCGGGCCATGGGGGAGCTCACGCCCGGTTTCCGGGAGGTGCTCGAGCTCCGGTTTATCGAGGAGCTCTCCTACGACGAAATCGCCGCGGTCTGCCGGCTGCCGCTGGGAACGGTGAAGAGCCGGCTCAAGCGCGGGCTCGAACGCCTGGCCGAAAGGCTGGGGGAGGCACGAAACGATGTTCCATGA
- a CDS encoding FAD-dependent oxidoreductase — MMTRYPHLFQPIRIGKTVLKNRITNAPIYNFLASWDNHVTREGIEFSKPFGKGGAATVTLGSGFINRVLPPAARHIVGLHDDFMVVYLSEWCEAVRRFGAKACVELVPIASYFGTHEVESSVGIPMEIDCNRLTERELQDFVEDYARAARTVLRAGGDMVLIHGAHCQLPALLFSKVFNRRTDRYGPQSFENRCRFALEILEAIRAEVGDRLAIEYRISAIDMVPGSPEIEEVIEFARAIQDRIDLLHVSRGNLAINRLTPFILPPAYMEHDINIEYAARFKRALDIPVSVVGAVTPGAADRAIAEGKVDMAALARQLMADPETVNKLERGLEEEVRPCIRCNTCISRSHFGMMPPRCAVNPVLGREIDYALFPPPAKRKKVVVAGGGPAGMEAARTLAGRGHEVVLFERGPQLGGLLPEASRAPFKTDLRSYLQWSVRMTERCANIDLRLSTEATPELIAAEKPDALVIAIGGEPEIPELSCRERVLVAGEPGEAAGRTVLVVGAGLTGCETALKHAQAGKSVTLIDLLPRERLGLGSSPINAYALLDILEDHRVELRPETRLVDVTREHAVLERGGARECAPFDTVVLALGLRAGARAETVRRLRETVPESYVVGDAGDRPGALWGAVTAAYDAAMAI, encoded by the coding sequence ATGATGACGCGCTACCCCCATCTCTTTCAGCCGATCCGGATCGGAAAAACGGTCCTGAAAAACCGGATCACCAACGCGCCGATCTACAACTTCCTGGCCTCCTGGGACAACCACGTCACCCGCGAGGGGATCGAGTTCTCGAAACCGTTCGGCAAGGGGGGCGCGGCCACGGTGACCCTGGGGAGCGGGTTCATCAACCGGGTGCTGCCCCCGGCGGCCCGTCATATCGTCGGGCTGCACGACGACTTCATGGTCGTCTATCTCTCCGAGTGGTGCGAGGCGGTCCGGCGCTTCGGGGCGAAGGCGTGCGTCGAACTGGTCCCGATCGCCTCCTACTTCGGCACCCACGAGGTGGAGAGCTCCGTCGGCATCCCGATGGAGATCGACTGCAACCGCCTGACCGAAAGGGAGCTCCAGGACTTCGTCGAGGACTACGCCCGGGCGGCGCGGACGGTGTTGCGGGCGGGGGGCGACATGGTCCTGATCCACGGCGCCCACTGCCAGCTCCCCGCCCTCCTCTTCTCCAAGGTATTCAACCGGCGCACCGACCGCTACGGCCCCCAGTCCTTCGAGAACCGGTGCCGCTTCGCCCTCGAGATCCTCGAGGCGATCCGGGCCGAGGTCGGCGACCGGCTGGCGATCGAATACCGCATCAGCGCCATCGACATGGTCCCCGGCTCGCCGGAGATCGAAGAGGTGATCGAGTTCGCCCGCGCCATCCAGGACAGGATCGACCTGCTGCACGTCTCCCGGGGGAACCTCGCCATCAACCGGCTCACCCCCTTCATCCTCCCCCCCGCCTACATGGAACACGACATCAACATCGAGTATGCGGCCAGGTTCAAGCGGGCGCTCGATATCCCGGTCAGCGTCGTCGGCGCCGTCACCCCCGGGGCGGCCGACCGGGCCATCGCCGAGGGGAAGGTGGACATGGCCGCGCTGGCCCGGCAGCTGATGGCCGACCCGGAGACGGTGAACAAGCTGGAGCGGGGGCTCGAAGAGGAGGTCCGCCCCTGCATCCGGTGCAACACCTGCATCAGCCGGAGCCACTTCGGCATGATGCCCCCCCGGTGCGCCGTCAACCCGGTGCTGGGGCGCGAAATCGATTACGCCCTGTTCCCTCCTCCGGCCAAACGGAAAAAGGTCGTGGTCGCCGGCGGCGGCCCCGCCGGGATGGAGGCCGCCCGGACCCTCGCCGGGCGGGGGCACGAGGTCGTCCTCTTCGAAAGAGGGCCGCAACTGGGGGGCCTCCTCCCCGAGGCGAGCCGCGCCCCCTTCAAGACCGACCTGCGGAGCTACCTGCAATGGTCGGTGCGCATGACGGAGCGCTGCGCCAACATCGACCTGAGGCTTTCCACCGAGGCGACGCCCGAACTCATCGCCGCCGAAAAGCCGGACGCCCTCGTCATCGCCATCGGGGGAGAACCGGAGATTCCGGAGCTTTCCTGCCGCGAGCGGGTCCTGGTGGCGGGGGAGCCGGGGGAGGCCGCCGGCCGCACCGTCCTGGTCGTGGGAGCCGGGCTGACGGGGTGCGAAACCGCCCTGAAACACGCGCAGGCGGGAAAAAGCGTGACCCTGATCGATCTCCTTCCCCGGGAGCGGCTCGGGCTGGGCTCCTCCCCGATCAACGCCTACGCCCTGCTTGACATCCTCGAGGATCACCGGGTCGAACTGAGGCCGGAAACCAGGCTCGTCGACGTGACCCGGGAGCACGCGGTCCTCGAAAGGGGCGGGGCGAGGGAATGCGCGCCGTTCGACACCGTCGTCCTGGCGCTGGGGCTCCGCGCCGGCGCCCGGGCCGAAACCGTCCGCCGGCTCCGGGAAACCGTGCCCGAGAGCTACGTCGTCGGCGACGCGGGCGACCGGCCGGGAGCCCTCTGGGGCGCGGTCACCGCCGCCTACGACGCCGCCATGGCGATCTAG
- a CDS encoding alpha-glucuronidase: protein MRTAIGAWVLWMALVPARAETGRELWLREGGANRVNIVAGGESATLDIARRELLRGWRGKAGGTVRLEIAADAGVRGDGYRLTSSGVTARTGQGLLYGVYDLLRRQRTGRPAGEEVSNPAYERRILNHWDNPNGTVERGYAGHSIFWRGGDSLDVTDADRELWAAYARANASIGINGTVINNVNAAPEVLSDPYLERVKAIADVLRPWGVRVYLSVKFSSPAQLGKLPTSDPLDGRVVAWWRERVAEIYRRVPDFGGFLVKANSEGQPGPQDFGRTHADGANMLADALAPHGGIVMWRAFVYNPEDRDRARQAYAEFMPLDGRFRPNVIIQVKNGPVDFQPREPFNPLFGAMKKTAVMPELQITQEYLGHSIHLVFLGPMWEEFLQSDTYGEGPGSSVARATDGSLFGHAHSAIAGVANVGLDANWCGHHFAQANWYAFGRLAWDPGLASREIADEWLRLTFAPRGEKQGGAKMGEWEAKFLLPVRGMMLESWEAAVDYMMPLGLHHIFAGGHHYGPGPWYAPKGVRPDWTPPYYHQADAGGIGFDRTRRGSDAVSQYAEPLASRFDDVKSCPEKYLLWFHHLPWTHKMKRGRTLWDELAHRYQRGLERVREFQKVWDRVEPQVDAERFAAVQSRLRRHCRDAQIWKDACLLYFQQFSRMPIPYEIERPVHDLEELVKIELPWLHHN from the coding sequence ATGAGAACGGCGATCGGCGCATGGGTGCTCTGGATGGCGCTCGTTCCGGCCCGGGCGGAGACCGGGCGGGAGCTCTGGCTGCGGGAGGGGGGGGCCAACCGGGTCAACATCGTCGCGGGCGGGGAGTCGGCCACCCTCGACATCGCCCGCCGCGAGCTTCTCCGGGGGTGGCGGGGGAAGGCGGGGGGGACGGTCCGGCTCGAGATCGCGGCCGACGCCGGGGTCCGGGGGGACGGCTACCGGCTGACCTCCTCCGGGGTGACGGCGCGCACCGGGCAGGGGCTCCTCTACGGCGTCTACGACCTGCTGCGCCGGCAGCGGACGGGGCGGCCGGCCGGGGAGGAGGTGTCGAACCCCGCCTACGAGCGCCGCATCCTCAACCACTGGGACAACCCGAACGGCACGGTGGAGCGGGGCTACGCCGGCCATTCCATCTTCTGGCGCGGCGGGGATTCTCTGGACGTCACCGACGCCGACCGGGAGCTCTGGGCCGCCTACGCCCGGGCCAACGCCTCGATCGGGATCAACGGCACGGTGATCAACAACGTGAACGCGGCCCCGGAGGTCCTCTCGGACCCCTACCTCGAGCGGGTGAAGGCGATCGCCGACGTGCTCCGCCCCTGGGGGGTGCGCGTCTACCTCTCCGTCAAGTTCTCCTCCCCCGCGCAGCTGGGGAAGCTCCCCACCTCCGACCCGCTCGACGGGCGGGTGGTGGCGTGGTGGCGGGAGCGGGTGGCCGAAATCTACCGCAGGGTGCCCGATTTCGGCGGCTTCCTGGTCAAGGCCAACAGCGAGGGGCAGCCGGGGCCGCAGGACTTCGGGCGGACGCACGCGGACGGGGCCAACATGCTGGCCGACGCGCTGGCGCCCCACGGCGGGATCGTGATGTGGCGCGCCTTCGTCTACAATCCCGAGGACCGGGACCGCGCCCGGCAGGCGTACGCCGAGTTCATGCCGCTCGACGGCCGCTTCCGCCCGAACGTCATCATCCAGGTCAAGAACGGACCCGTGGATTTCCAGCCGCGGGAGCCCTTCAACCCCCTCTTCGGGGCCATGAAGAAGACGGCGGTGATGCCCGAGCTCCAGATCACCCAGGAGTACCTGGGGCATTCCATCCACCTGGTCTTTCTCGGGCCGATGTGGGAGGAATTCCTGCAGAGCGACACCTACGGCGAGGGGCCGGGGAGCAGCGTCGCGCGCGCGACCGACGGGAGCCTCTTCGGGCACGCTCATTCGGCCATCGCCGGGGTGGCCAACGTCGGCCTCGACGCCAACTGGTGCGGCCATCATTTCGCCCAGGCCAACTGGTACGCCTTCGGGCGCCTGGCGTGGGACCCCGGGCTCGCGTCGCGGGAGATCGCCGATGAGTGGCTCCGCCTCACCTTCGCCCCGCGGGGGGAGAAACAGGGGGGGGCGAAAATGGGGGAGTGGGAGGCGAAGTTCCTCCTCCCCGTCCGGGGGATGATGCTCGAGAGCTGGGAGGCGGCCGTCGACTACATGATGCCGCTCGGGCTCCACCACATCTTCGCCGGCGGGCACCACTACGGCCCCGGCCCCTGGTACGCGCCCAAGGGGGTGCGGCCCGACTGGACCCCTCCTTATTACCACCAGGCCGACGCCGGGGGGATCGGTTTCGACCGCACGCGGCGCGGGAGCGACGCGGTCAGCCAGTATGCCGAGCCGCTGGCCTCCCGCTTCGACGACGTGAAGAGCTGCCCGGAAAAATATCTCCTCTGGTTCCACCACCTCCCCTGGACCCACAAAATGAAGAGAGGGCGCACCCTCTGGGACGAGCTCGCCCACCGCTACCAGCGCGGCCTGGAGCGGGTGCGGGAATTCCAGAAGGTGTGGGACCGGGTGGAGCCCCAGGTGGACGCCGAGCGTTTCGCCGCGGTGCAGAGCAGGCTCCGGCGCCACTGCCGCGACGCGCAGATCTGGAAGGACGCCTGCCTCCTCTACTTCCAGCAGTTCAGCCGGATGCCGATTCCCTACGAAATCGAGCGCCCGGTCCACGACCTCGAGGAGCTGGTGAAGATCGAGCTCCCCTGGCTGCATCATAATTAG
- a CDS encoding P-loop NTPase produces the protein MSSETGNHTAGVAGERRPGGREQDALDRQALQSRMAQIGHKILVLSGKGGVGKSTVAVNLSAALAMAGKRVGLLDVDIHGPSVPKLLHVDGTPLTGSENTLYPVRVEGFPGSVSVMSIGFLLRERNDAVIWRGPRKYGVIKQFLKDVEWGSLDYLVVDAPPGTGDEPLAVAELLDDSDGAIVVTTPQEVSVQDVRRCVVFCREVNLPVLGVVENMSGYTCPKCGERVGIFGSGGGENMAGEMKIPYLGSIPIEPEVVASGDSGVPMVKGFPHSETAKAFGRIVRTLLEREPQGAQSVAAGNGKPMRIAVPVTGGEMSSHFGQCERFVIFDVGEDGKSVGRREELLPPPHEPGTFPRWLHEQGATVIIAGGMGSRAQSLFSQNDIQVVVGATGGAPDVLVRNFLEGRLETGADACDH, from the coding sequence ATGTCCAGTGAAACCGGCAATCATACCGCAGGCGTAGCAGGGGAACGTCGTCCGGGGGGGCGGGAGCAGGATGCCCTCGACCGGCAGGCCCTGCAGTCGAGGATGGCGCAGATCGGGCACAAGATCCTGGTGCTTTCGGGCAAGGGGGGCGTGGGGAAGAGCACGGTGGCCGTGAACCTGTCGGCCGCGCTGGCGATGGCGGGGAAGCGCGTGGGCCTGCTCGACGTCGACATTCACGGGCCGAGCGTTCCCAAGCTCCTGCACGTCGACGGGACCCCCCTCACGGGGAGCGAGAACACCCTCTACCCCGTCAGGGTCGAAGGATTCCCCGGATCGGTCAGCGTCATGTCGATCGGTTTCCTGCTGCGGGAGAGGAATGACGCCGTGATCTGGCGCGGTCCGCGCAAATACGGGGTGATCAAACAGTTTCTGAAGGATGTCGAGTGGGGGAGCCTCGATTACCTGGTGGTGGACGCGCCTCCCGGCACCGGGGACGAACCGCTGGCCGTCGCGGAACTCCTGGATGACTCTGACGGGGCGATCGTGGTCACGACGCCGCAGGAGGTCTCGGTCCAGGACGTCCGGCGCTGCGTCGTCTTCTGCAGGGAAGTGAACCTGCCGGTGCTGGGAGTCGTGGAGAACATGAGCGGCTACACCTGTCCGAAGTGCGGCGAGAGGGTGGGTATTTTCGGCTCCGGCGGCGGGGAGAATATGGCCGGGGAGATGAAGATCCCCTATCTCGGCTCCATTCCGATCGAGCCCGAGGTCGTGGCCTCGGGCGACAGCGGGGTCCCGATGGTCAAGGGGTTCCCCCATTCGGAGACCGCGAAGGCCTTCGGCCGGATCGTCCGCACCCTGCTCGAAAGGGAGCCGCAGGGCGCTCAAAGCGTGGCCGCGGGAAACGGGAAGCCGATGAGGATCGCCGTACCGGTCACCGGCGGGGAGATGTCGTCCCACTTCGGCCAGTGTGAGCGCTTCGTAATCTTCGACGTGGGGGAAGACGGGAAGAGCGTGGGTCGAAGGGAGGAGCTCCTGCCTCCGCCCCACGAGCCCGGAACGTTCCCCCGGTGGCTTCACGAGCAGGGGGCCACGGTCATCATCGCCGGGGGCATGGGTTCCCGGGCCCAGAGCCTCTTCAGCCAGAACGACATCCAGGTCGTGGTGGGCGCCACCGGGGGGGCTCCCGACGTCCTGGTCCGGAACTTCCTGGAAGGCCGCCTGGAAACCGGTGCCGACGCCTGCGATCACTGA
- a CDS encoding methyltransferase domain-containing protein, protein MQNAGDSGANTGPFDDHSERYDRWFDRHRAAYLSELLALRTFLSMGGYGIEIGVGTGRFAAPLGVPLGLDPSEAMLERAAARGIRTVVGVAEALPFPEQSFDYVLVVTTICFVRSPEKMLEEARRVLRPGGRLVIGFIDSLSRIGREYLKHQSESVFYRDAVLYSTAEVAGMLRQGRFRARAWGQTLFHPLDEIREIEAVRPGTGDGAFVVVRAVRAGEKRVQLPGAAWPEVSTHSIHI, encoded by the coding sequence ATGCAGAATGCCGGGGATAGTGGGGCGAACACGGGGCCCTTCGATGATCACTCGGAACGGTACGACCGCTGGTTCGACAGGCACCGGGCGGCGTACCTGTCGGAGCTTCTGGCCCTGCGAACCTTCCTCTCCATGGGTGGTTACGGGATCGAGATCGGGGTCGGCACCGGCCGCTTCGCGGCCCCCCTGGGCGTCCCCCTGGGGCTCGACCCCTCGGAGGCGATGCTCGAGCGGGCCGCGGCGCGCGGAATCAGGACGGTGGTGGGGGTAGCCGAGGCGCTACCCTTCCCGGAGCAGAGTTTCGACTATGTCCTCGTCGTCACGACGATCTGCTTCGTCCGCTCGCCCGAGAAGATGCTCGAGGAGGCCCGCCGGGTGCTCCGGCCGGGGGGGAGGCTCGTGATCGGGTTCATCGATTCCCTGAGCCGCATCGGGAGGGAGTACCTCAAGCACCAGTCGGAGAGTGTTTTTTACCGGGACGCGGTCCTCTACAGCACGGCCGAGGTGGCCGGGATGCTGCGACAGGGCCGTTTCAGGGCGCGGGCATGGGGCCAGACCCTGTTTCACCCCCTCGACGAGATCCGGGAGATCGAAGCCGTGCGCCCCGGCACCGGTGACGGCGCTTTTGTCGTGGTCCGGGCCGTCCGGGCCGGGGAAAAACGGGTGCAGTTGCCGGGGGCGGCCTGGCCCGAGGTGTCCACCCATTCCATTCATATATAA
- a CDS encoding acetylxylan esterase: MHTLRKMALPGILLVGQILSPAPGAAGPDAAPSALAPYFAPATADAARPDADGFLRRWLLLEPIPKPNRSNTVFTDSYVRAALKPESFPGLFTRVPRPGERVTVDGQELRWHALDAGDFNVKLFRFAYGLGKPTYGVLFQAVTVVHAPREIPGVRLAVGSNSASMWWLDGAEAVILSGDRRMVMDDAVSRRLTLHKGPNVVRGAVINGPGMSDFCVRFIDERGEPVRDLTLNLGPPQER, from the coding sequence ATGCACACCTTGCGCAAAATGGCGCTGCCGGGGATCCTGTTGGTTGGGCAAATCCTTTCCCCCGCGCCCGGCGCCGCCGGGCCCGACGCCGCGCCGAGCGCCCTCGCGCCCTACTTCGCGCCCGCCACCGCGGACGCCGCGCGGCCGGACGCGGACGGCTTCCTCCGGCGCTGGCTCCTGCTCGAGCCGATCCCCAAGCCGAACCGGTCCAACACGGTCTTCACCGACAGCTACGTCCGCGCCGCCCTGAAGCCCGAATCTTTCCCCGGCCTGTTCACCCGCGTCCCCCGCCCCGGCGAGCGGGTGACGGTGGACGGCCAGGAGCTGCGGTGGCACGCCCTCGATGCGGGCGATTTCAACGTCAAGCTCTTCCGCTTCGCCTACGGCCTCGGCAAGCCGACCTACGGCGTCCTCTTCCAGGCCGTGACCGTGGTGCACGCCCCGCGCGAGATCCCCGGCGTCCGCCTGGCCGTCGGCTCCAACTCGGCTTCGATGTGGTGGCTCGACGGCGCGGAGGCCGTCATCCTCTCCGGCGACCGGCGCATGGTCATGGACGACGCCGTCTCCCGGCGCCTCACCCTGCACAAGGGCCCGAACGTGGTGCGCGGCGCGGTCATCAACGGCCCCGGCATGAGCGACTTCTGCGTCCGCTTCATCGACGAACGCGGGGAGCCGGTTCGGGACCTCACCCTGAACCTGGGACCCCCACAGGAACGATGA
- a CDS encoding family 43 glycosylhydrolase has translation MKSPILAAGALLAATVPALLTSGPPALDGEPYIHDPSTIMESGGRYYTFGTGGGGLVSDDGWSWRGGAVRPGGGLAPDAIRIGDRYYVAYASKGGGLAGGHAGAINTMWSKTLDPESPDFGFHDDSVVATSDGVEDCDAIDPAFFLDPETGRLWLTYGTYFGFIRIVELDPKSAKRVPKSEPVNLAIDMEATAMMYREGWYYLLGTHGTCCDGANSTYNIRAARSRQVTGPYLDHMGVPALRGGGKLVVGASGRFVGPGHFGLLDLGDSVQKFSCHYEADLDRGGRSVLDIRPLLWKDAWPVAGENFREGTYAIQSERSGFALELAVDFVRMPGAMRGFGRPAGPVTPVAGQTLADVAATWPAGDLDLRIGDFMMRPHQKWTITPVAGAGGYPGSPWFRISVAGTERTLAATAEGEVVALPAFTGSPAELWRIDQLTDGTYRIMPKAVPGHPEPLALTAAGRSTPTLARFDPESPKSRWNFHKQ, from the coding sequence ATGAAATCGCCCATTCTCGCCGCGGGAGCGCTCCTGGCCGCGACGGTCCCCGCCCTGCTCACCTCCGGCCCGCCGGCGCTCGACGGCGAACCCTACATCCACGACCCCTCGACCATCATGGAGTCCGGGGGGCGCTACTACACCTTCGGCACCGGCGGGGGCGGCCTGGTCTCCGACGACGGCTGGAGCTGGCGCGGCGGGGCGGTGCGCCCCGGCGGGGGGCTGGCGCCCGACGCCATCAGGATCGGGGACCGCTACTACGTGGCCTACGCCTCGAAGGGGGGCGGGCTGGCCGGCGGGCACGCCGGCGCCATCAACACGATGTGGAGCAAAACCCTCGACCCCGAATCGCCCGATTTCGGCTTTCACGACGACAGCGTCGTCGCCACGAGCGACGGCGTCGAGGACTGCGACGCCATCGACCCCGCCTTCTTCCTCGATCCCGAAACGGGGCGGCTGTGGCTCACCTACGGGACCTACTTCGGCTTCATCCGCATCGTCGAGCTCGACCCCAAAAGCGCCAAGCGGGTCCCGAAGAGCGAGCCGGTGAACCTCGCCATCGACATGGAAGCCACCGCGATGATGTACAGGGAGGGGTGGTATTACCTCCTGGGCACCCACGGCACCTGCTGCGACGGGGCGAACTCCACCTACAACATCCGCGCGGCCCGATCCCGGCAGGTGACCGGCCCCTACCTCGATCACATGGGGGTGCCCGCGCTCCGGGGAGGGGGAAAGCTGGTGGTGGGCGCGAGCGGCCGCTTCGTCGGCCCCGGCCACTTCGGCCTGCTCGACCTGGGGGACAGCGTGCAGAAATTCTCCTGCCACTACGAGGCCGACCTCGACCGCGGCGGGCGCAGCGTGCTCGACATCCGCCCGCTCCTCTGGAAGGACGCCTGGCCCGTGGCCGGGGAGAATTTCCGGGAAGGGACCTACGCGATCCAGTCGGAGCGGAGCGGCTTCGCCCTGGAACTGGCGGTCGATTTCGTCCGCATGCCCGGCGCCATGCGCGGCTTCGGCCGCCCGGCCGGCCCCGTGACCCCGGTCGCCGGGCAAACGCTGGCCGACGTGGCGGCGACGTGGCCCGCCGGCGACCTCGACCTCCGGATCGGGGACTTCATGATGCGGCCGCACCAGAAGTGGACCATCACCCCCGTCGCCGGCGCGGGGGGCTATCCCGGCTCCCCCTGGTTCCGGATCAGCGTGGCCGGCACCGAGCGCACCCTGGCGGCGACGGCCGAAGGGGAGGTCGTGGCGCTCCCCGCCTTTACCGGGAGCCCGGCGGAGCTGTGGCGCATCGACCAGCTGACGGACGGCACTTACCGCATCATGCCCAAGGCGGTCCCCGGCCACCCGGAGCCGCTGGCGCTCACCGCCGCGGGGCGCAGCACCCCGACCCTGGCCCGGTTCGATCCCGAAAGCCCGAAATCACGCTGGAATTTCCATAAGCAATAA
- a CDS encoding PIN domain-containing protein encodes MTVLVDTSAWIDYFRGGSDSSRLDVLIEEDLIVTNDLILAELVPFLKVRNQRKLMELLSSVRRLPLEIDWQEIIEVQTRCLRQGLNGIGIPDLIIAQNAKQHGCEVFSLDGHFVLLRKLAGLRVS; translated from the coding sequence GTGACGGTCCTGGTCGATACCTCCGCGTGGATCGACTACTTCCGGGGTGGCAGCGATTCGTCCAGACTCGATGTCCTGATCGAAGAGGACCTGATCGTCACCAACGACCTCATCCTTGCCGAGCTGGTTCCTTTCCTGAAGGTTCGCAACCAGCGCAAGCTCATGGAGCTTCTGTCGAGCGTCAGGCGCCTGCCGCTGGAGATCGACTGGCAGGAAATCATCGAGGTTCAGACCAGGTGCCTGAGACAGGGTCTGAACGGAATCGGCATTCCCGATCTGATCATCGCGCAAAACGCGAAGCAGCATGGGTGTGAAGTCTTCTCCCTCGATGGACATTTCGTCCTGCTGAGGAAGTTGGCGGGACTCCGGGTGAGCTGA
- a CDS encoding type II toxin-antitoxin system VapB family antitoxin: MRTTLDLPEDLIAEAMRATRIRTKTRLIITALEEMVRKSRIAGLKEFRGKLDLDIDLDALRGRR; this comes from the coding sequence ATGAGAACGACTCTCGATCTGCCCGAGGATCTGATCGCTGAAGCGATGCGGGCTACCCGGATCAGGACGAAAACCCGACTGATCATCACCGCCCTGGAAGAGATGGTGCGAAAATCCAGGATCGCGGGCCTGAAGGAATTCAGGGGAAAACTGGATCTGGACATCGACCTCGACGCTCTCAGGGGCCGTCGGTGA
- a CDS encoding SDR family oxidoreductase, with product MDLSGKIAIVTGGGTGIGEAVARRFVGCGARVCVTGRRREPLEEVARSLPPGTVKTCAGDVSEEKDVERMVEAALSFGGGLQVLVNNAALDQDPAGVVDLDPAEWRRMLEVNLTGPFLMMKACIPHMIRSGGGSVVNVSSLAGLRSNSEMPAYCATKGGLVSLTQQAALDYGPRNVRCNVICPGATRTAMFTENMAAFARQLGTGVEDVFARFQKDVPLNRVAFPEEMAGICAFLASDDASFLTGAAIPVDGGAAVVDVSGAVISDIVRSLKRSGGAHE from the coding sequence ATGGACCTGAGCGGCAAAATCGCCATCGTCACCGGCGGCGGCACCGGGATCGGGGAAGCCGTCGCCCGCCGCTTCGTCGGGTGCGGGGCGCGGGTGTGCGTCACCGGCCGGCGCCGGGAGCCGCTCGAGGAGGTGGCACGATCGCTGCCGCCCGGTACCGTGAAGACGTGCGCCGGGGACGTGTCCGAAGAAAAAGACGTGGAGCGGATGGTCGAGGCCGCCCTCTCCTTCGGCGGGGGGCTGCAGGTGCTGGTCAACAACGCCGCCCTGGACCAGGACCCCGCGGGGGTGGTGGACCTCGACCCGGCCGAGTGGCGGCGGATGCTCGAAGTCAACCTCACCGGCCCCTTCCTCATGATGAAGGCGTGCATCCCCCACATGATCCGCTCGGGGGGTGGCTCGGTGGTGAACGTCTCCTCGCTGGCGGGCCTGAGGAGCAACTCCGAGATGCCCGCCTACTGCGCGACCAAGGGGGGGCTCGTCAGCCTGACCCAGCAGGCGGCGCTCGACTACGGCCCCCGCAACGTGCGCTGCAACGTCATCTGCCCCGGGGCCACGCGCACGGCCATGTTCACCGAGAACATGGCCGCGTTCGCCCGGCAGCTCGGCACCGGCGTCGAGGACGTCTTCGCCCGCTTCCAGAAGGACGTCCCCCTCAACCGCGTGGCCTTCCCCGAAGAGATGGCCGGCATCTGCGCCTTTCTCGCGAGCGACGACGCCTCCTTCCTCACCGGGGCCGCCATCCCCGTGGACGGCGGGGCGGCCGTCGTCGACGTGTCGGGGGCGGTGATCAGCGACATCGTCCGCAGCCTGAAACGGTCCGGAGGCGCCCATGAGTGA